AAAACGACGTTTTTGCTGCGATCTTCGCGCAGGTAAAATTTCTTTAAATTTACGATATTTAGTAGATCCAAGCCTAGCTCCAAATTTTATTTACTCGCCCGTCGCTTATCGCGACGAACGAGACCTATGCACGCCGAAAAGCGCTTTTTGTCGCGACGCCTTGCTTCTATAGCCGCCGAGACGTCGTGGTTTTGCGGCCGCTACAGCGTCTTAGTTTTGTGACAGCCGCGGCATCTTGGTTTTACAACCGTCGCGCGCTTTAAATTTAGCAACGCGCGTCGAACAATTTCGCCCAAACCTCGCATAATAAATTCGACGCAACCTACCGCAAGCGCGCGAAACCAAGCTCTACCGCGCCTGGGCGCCATGCAATCGCCCGCTCGAATTTTGCGTGCCTGCACGATCAGCGTTGCTTACGGCTCGCGCCGAATATTCCGTGCGCCGCCCGATCCGTCTTGAGCGTGTGCATATCGCATCGGCTAGCCGCGCCGCTAACGATGCGCACACAACGCGCATGGACGGGGCGGTCTCCAAAACATGAAGCAGCCCGCGAGTACCCGCGATAAATTCGCTTCAAAACACAGATGAAAGCGAGTTTTAGACACCTGACGCTCCATAAGCACCGAGCTCTCTATCTGCGCCGCGCCTCTCGCGATGAAATTTTACCGCCGCCGCGCCTTTTGGCGAAATTTTATACCTAGTTTCGGCTTTCTTTACATAGTGCCGACTCAGCTACCGCGCCTTTGGAGTAAAATTTCACCGCCGCGCACAATCGGTATTTTATCGCGCCGCTTGTTTCGTAGCGAAATTTACTTCGCCCGCGCTCGGTTCAATCGCCGTTTGTTTATCGCAAAACGCCTGCTAGAAATAAAGCTCGTTGCCATTATACCGCCCGGCTTTTACCTATTCTCCACCGAGCCGTAAATTTTAAAATTTAACCCGCACTGTTTTGCGCCAAAATCTCGGCAAATTTTACTCGCCGCGCTGCAGAATCCGATCTTTTACCCAAAGCCCTGCCTGCTCGCGCAAAACTCATGCGATAAATTCTGCGCCGCCTTTCGCCTTTGTACGACCTCGTTCTAGGTGCGCAGCATTTTATCGCCGCCGAGACGATGTATTTTAGGCGCGGTGCAATTTCATCGCCCTGCTCTGCCGAACAGGCGGCGTTAAAATTTCACCTCGAAGCGCGCTTTTAAAATTTCATCAGGCCCACGCCGCACGCACGGCTCGCGCGATATTACGTAAAATTTACCGCTCGGCAAGCTTGGCTATCCAAATTTCGCCCGCAGTGTCCGAAGTGCTGCCCGCGTGCTAAAATTTCACTCGTGCATTAAAATTTCGCGCGCAGTGCTCGCCCGTTAAAATTCCACGCTGATCGGCTGTCCTAGGCGAAAGCTGCCATCCTCGTCGCTGAAATCAGCGCGCGCCTCCCACACGAGATCTGCGCGCAGCTCCTCGGTCTGCACCGTGCGCGGCGTATACATCGCGGTTTGGCTCACGTAGGCGACCTTTGCGCTCGCGCTAGAGCCATCCGCGGCGATGATCCGCACGCTCTGCCCGGCACGCAGGAAGCGGAGCTGGTTTTCGCTTAGATAAAATTTCGCGCGTTTGTTTTTTACTTCGCTGAGCTCAAAAACGCCCACGCTTGGCATGCTGATGTCGCCAAGCTCCTTAAGGCGCGCTCTGATCTGCCCACTAAAGGGCGCTTTTAGCACGCTTTGCGTCTCGATTTGGTAATTCAGATATTTCAAATTTTCCTCGCAGCTTGCCAAATTTGCGCGGGCGACGCCGACATCCTCGCCGCGGTAGCCGCTTTGAAGCTGGCGCAGATTGGCCTGCGCGCTTTGCAGCTGGGCTTGCGTGCGCTTCATCGAGTAAAACGCCTCGTCGATCTGCTGCTTGGACGCGGAGTTGCTTTTGCCTAGGCTCTTGAGGCGCTCGTTCGTCAAAGTAGCGAGCTGTAGAGCGTTTTGCAGCGCGCTTACGTTCGCCGCCGCCATATCGATCTCCTCGCTACGAAAGCCGCTTTGCAGCTTTTGCAAGCTAAATTTAAGCCCGTCGCATCTCGCGATCTGAACCTGTCTTTGAAAACTCAGATCCGCCGTATCCAGAGCCGCCAAAACGTCGCCAGCCTGCACGAAATCGCCCTCGTCGCGATAAAGTGCGCTAATGCGACCGCTGCGCTCGAAGCTAAGCGAACTCTGCCTGATATCGATGATGCCGTAGGCCTTGTGCGCGACCTCTTCGCGCCTATCGAGATTGAAGTAGATCGCCGCGGCGAGAGCGGCCAGCGCAAAAACGACGAAAAATAGAAGCCTTTTCATAGATCGCCTTAAATTTTGATATGCGGTTATTATAAAATAACTTTTCTAATGCGGCGCTGATATTTGAAGTTCGGGCGGCGATTTTATAAATCGATCGCATTAAATTAATTTGCCGTATTAAATTGACCGCCGCACGAGTAGAATTGAGGCTTGGGAGGATAAAATTTCATCCTATCCGCGCGATTTTAAGCGGCACGACTTGTAAAACGCAGCGACTTTTTGAACTAAAAATTTTAAAATTTTAATGCGGAGGCTCCGCTTTCAAGCGGAGCGTGAAATTTTAACGTGCGGGCGATACATAGGTGCCGCGAGCGTAATTTTGACGCGTAAGTAAAATTTTAATATGAGATTAGAATTTTAATGCGCAGGTGCTACACTGGCGCTGTGGGCGGAAATTATAGTGCATAAACAAAACATCGCAAATTAAATTTTTGCGATGTTTATAGTAATCTACGCGGCAAGTTGGAATTTACAGCCTCCGCTAGCGATAAAATTTTAGCAGCATGAGCTGGTGAAGCTTGGATGCGGTGGAAATTCTAACAGCGCAACGAGTAAAAATTTAAGAGGGCGCCGCTTTCAAGCAAAGCGTGAAATTTAATGGGGAAATTTAACGAGCTTTAGGCTCGATGAGCCCAGAGCTCGCTCGGTCGCGCAAAAGCTGAAATATTTAAAACTCGCCTTTAACCGCAGCGATCCATTTATCGGTCCTCGCCTGCCAGTGCTCGTCACCCTTAAAATCGATCGTAAGACCTACAAATTTGCCGTTTATGAAGGCGCGCGAATGTTTAAATTTATAGCCCTCCGCGCCCCAAGCGCCGATGAGATCGGCCTTTTTAAGCACTGGCAAAAACGCACTCATACCGCTGCAAAAATCGCTGCCGTGGCGCTCGACGTTACCGACGCCTATGAGCGCGACCTTGCGTCCGTCAAAATCAGTTTTATTCAAAAGCTCCAATTTGTCGTCAAATTTAGCCTGGATCTGTCCGTCGCCGTGCGTCGAAGCCGCAAAAATAAACGCGCTAGCGCCCGCCAAATCCTCCTCATTTAGCTCTTTGGCCTCCTTGATCTCAAAGCCGAGCTTTGAAGCGATGTATTCGCTCACGACTTTCGTGTCGCCGCCTTTGGTGGCGTAAACTAATAGTTTTTTCATTTTCTCTCCTTAAAAATAAGAATGATTCTAACAAAATAAGATAAATTTTGAGTGAAATAAAAATTTTATAAGGCGTCCAGATACGGCACAATGCCTCGTATCCAGATAATTTTAAGCGGCAGTGAGCCGGTAAATTTTAACGCCGCCGCTTAACCACTCGTATAAAAATCCATAGTATAATGCCGCTCGTAGCTCATTATAAAGGAGAAAACATGAAGAATTTCACATTATGTTTGATCGCAGCGATAGCGCTTTGTGGCTGCGCGACCCCGCAGGATCGATATGGTGGAGATGTTTATGACGCGAGCGAGACGAACCGTATGAGGCAAAGCGATCGGATCGAGATCGTCGATGTCCTGCCCGCCAAAATCAACGTAGAGCACTCCGAGGGCAATACTGGTAAAATTTTAGGCGGCGTCGCAGGCGGAACTACGGGTGCGGTCATCGGGCATAAGCTCGGCAAACATAGCAGCAGCAGGCGCTTAGCCGAAACTGTAGGGCTCGTGGGCGGCGCGGTAATGGGCGCGGTCGCCGGAGATGCGATCCAAAACTCCCAAAAGACGGTGCAAGGCTCCAACATCATCTACAAGCTAAACGGCAAGGAGTACTCATCCGTGCAAGCCGATCCGCCGTGCAGATTTAGACGCGGCAAGGCTCTGCTGATCCATACGGGCAGCGAAACGCGGGTGCAGCCAAACTCGGGATGCTAACAGAACTCGGTATGTTAAATTTAAAGCCGCCCAAAGCTTGCGGTGAAATTTTAAAATTTCACCGTGATGTTTAAAAATTTAAAAGCGGCGTTTTAAATCCCGAAGCGGCGCGGCTTACAAAAATAGCGCCGCTAAATTTAGTGAGTGATCGAAATTTTAACTCTGCAAAATTTTAAGAGCCCGCTAAAATATTTTAATATATAATCGCCGCCTAGAAACGGAGGGTGCGATGAAAAAATTCTATCTTAAAATTTGGCTACTCGCGTTTATAGCGGCATTTACAGCGATCCCTGCTGCGGCAGCGGAAGGCTTGGATTATTTATTAAAAACCAAAGAGGAAAAAGATTTAGCGATTGCTTGCGATAGCGGCGACGGAAAATACAGTGCATGCACGAGGCTAGTCGAAATTTTATCCAAGAAGTGCGATAGCGGAGATTATGAAAGCTGTGGGGCCGTCGGGATGATATTTACGGATTTGGGCCAACACGAATTCTCCTCCGCTCCTTTGATTAAGGCATGTGAAGCAAATATCATGTCTTACTGCTCCTATCTTGCCATTAACGATATACTTTTTACGGGAAATCTTGAAAGAGCCGCTAAGGTTTTTGACAAAATTTGCAAAGAGGGAATTTCAGAGGATAAAAGGCTTGCTTGCAACATAAAGAAAGAGATTGAAGACTGCTCTAAAGATGCAAAGTGCGATCCGCTAATGAAAGCCAAAGAAATTATCAAAGGACTATAACCATGAGAAAAATTTTATCATTAGCGCTACTTTTATCTATGCCTTTGCTGGCAAAAAACGACATAGACATTAATATCTCTGCCGCAATAAACGATACAAACTTAAAGAATTTGGCGAATAAATGCGATTGGAACAAAGGCGATTATGAAGCTTGCTCGATATTAAAAGATACTTTATCGGCAAAATGCGACGAAAAAAATTTTGAGAGCTGCGGTGCATTGGGAATTTTATTAATATATTTGCGCAGAGATGAAGACGCAACAAAAGCGCTAAATAAAGCTTGCGATGCCAGATTATTAAATTTTTGCCTAAACGCAGGGATGCACGATTTGTACTATACGGGCAATATAAAAAGAGCATTTGTAAATCTTAAAAAGGTATGCGATTCGGCGATAGAGCCTTCGAAGAAAAAATTGGCCTGCAAGATGAGCTATGGTTTGAAGCCATGTTTAAATGACGATGAATGCAATCCGGTGAAAAAAGCTAAAGAACTTTTGGAATAAGATTAATTACAGGATAAAAGAACGGCAATAATTTTATAAAGTTTGAAAAGATAAAAGGTCGCGGCGGGCAATCTGAATTAGTACAACCCATCAAAAAATAATGTAAGCAGTTGGCTATATAATTTTGAAATTCTCATATAAAGGCTTTATATCTTATGTAATTCTTTAATCCCAAATTCTATCCGAGTCTTTAAATTTACCCAAACTCTCTTGCATATTTCATCCCCAAATCATACGCCTTTTCATTTAGCGCACGGGTTTTTTCAGGCACAGAGCGGAGCATTTGCTCTTTTACTAGCCCTGAGTCCATACAGCGGCTAAGCTCTACTGCGATCGCTAGAGCCACGACACTTTGGGTGATGACATTTCCAACTTCGTATTTTGCGATGGTAATGATTGGAATTTCATAAATTTTAAAGCTTGCCCTATCCTCATCGCTCGGTGCTACTAAATTCGGCTCGATTACGATCACGCCGTCTTTTTTCACGCCATTTTTGAAAGCATCGTAGCTACTCTGCGCCGTTGCAAGCATGAAATCGATCTCGCCCTCGCTCGCGTAAGGATATAAAATTTCTTCATCGCTTAAGATAATATCCACTTTCGTAGGTCCGCCACGTACCTGAGAGGTATACGTAGATGCCTTGATTCCATAGCCGCCGTGCGCGATCTTTGCCGCAGCTAGAATCTCACCCGCTAAGATTACGCCTTGACCGCCCACCCCCACAAATCTTAATTGATTCATCTTAGTCCTTCAAAATTTATCGCTTCGCCGCTTTGTGCGGCATCTATCACCTTTTGATACGCCTTTGTGTATTCGGTATGCTCATTATCTTCATGTAAAACCCCAAGCGGAAATAGCCCCTCTCGCTCATCCTCGCTAAGAGCGTCAAATTTAGCCTTGGAAATCGTACGCGAATCAAGCCACTTTAGCATTTGCACCGCCTCGCTCATTTTATTTTTACGACCCAAATTTACGTGGCAGTTGCTAAAAATATCAAAAAAACTATAACCATCGTGCTCAAAGCCCTTGGCTAGAAGTCGCTCGATTTTTTCGGGATTTGTCACGCTCTCGCGTCCGACAAAAGTTGCTCCAGCGGCAATCGCAAGTTTCGCCGCATCAAAGCTGGGATCGACATTGCCGTATTGTGCCGTAACCGTCCAAAACCCGCGCGGCGTCGTAGGGCTCGTCTGCGAGTTTGTAAGCCCGTAGATGAAATTATTTACCAAGATATGATTTAGATCGATATTACGGCGGCATCCATGGATCGTGTGATTGCCCCCTATCGCAAGCCCGTCGCCATCGCCAGTAACTACGATTACGCGTTTGCCTGGATTTGCAAGCTTAATACCCGTAGCATAAGCTATCGCGCGTCCGTGCGTCGTATGGACGGTATTGCAGTCTATGTAACTCGACATCCTGCCGCTACAGCCGATACCGCTTACCACGCACACATCGTCCATACTCCAGCCTATGCGGTCAATCGCGCGGATGATCGCTTTTAAGATCACTCCGTCGCCGCAGCCCCAGCACCAAAGTGTAGGCATCTTGTCCGTTCTTAGATATTTATCGTAATCAAACGCCATTTAAAGCTCCTTTACTTTCTCGATAATCTCGCTAGGGCTGATCGGCCTGCCGTTTGCCTTAAGAAGCGTCTTAAAATCATCCCTCAAACAAGCGCGCTGCACCTCTAGCAGATACTGCCCTAAATTTAGCTCGGCGATCAAAATTTTATTAAATCTCTCCCCTAACTCCTTTAGCTCGCGCGCAGGGCTTGGCCACAGCGTGATCGGGCGAAAAAGTCCCACACGCACGCCTTGCCCTCGTAGCTTTAAAATCGCGTCTTTTGCTGCTAAGCTAACGCTGCCGTAGGCGATGATACAAGCATCAGCGTCATCTAGCATAAATTCCTCATATTGTACGATCTCATCTTCATGCGCCGAAATTTTATTAAAAAGCCTTTTTATAGAGCGATCCACGATCTGCTCGTTTTCGGTTGGAAAGCCCTTTGCGCCGTGATGCAGCCCCGTTATGTGATAGTGGTATCCCCTAAAAAAGGGATTTAGCACCGCAGGCTTATCGGGTGCAGCATCGTAGGGCTCATAATCTTTCGGACTACCTTTAAATTCCGCCCTGCGCTCGATTTTTAGATCCGAAATTTCAGGCAGCACCGCCTTAGCCTGCATATGCCCAAGCGTCTCATCAAGTAGCAAAAATACCGGCGTCATAAACCGCTCGGCTAGATTGAAGGCGCGCACGGTCTGCGTGTAAGCCTCCTTTAGCGAGCCCGGGCACAGTGCGATGCTTTTAAAATCGCCGTGAGTGGGGTTGCGAGCTTGCAAAATATCGCCCTGCGCCACTCGCGTAGGAAGCCCAGTGCTAGGACCTCCGCGCATAACATTTACGATTAAAAGCGGAATTTCAGCGATAAAGCCAAGTCCAATCTGCTCTGATTTTAGCGAAATTCCAGGACCGGAGCTTGCCGTCATCGCCTTAGCACCGCTCATAGACGCGCCCAAAGCTACAGAAATGCCCGAAATTTCATCCTCCATCTGGATAAATTTACCTCCGACTTTAGGTAGCAAGCGACTCATCTCGTGCGCGATCTCGCTGCTCGGCGTGATCGGGTAGCCGCCGAAAAAATTACAGCCGCAATCAATCGCCGCACGCGCAATTAAGGCGTTGCCTGTGGAAATTACCTCTCTCATTATGCGTCCTTGGGTTTCATAAAATTATTGTTTTTGATTTTTTCAGCCATCTCTCTAGCCTGCGAGCTTAGACGAGCAAATTTAAAGCCCTTGGGCGCGACGAAAATCGCAAAATCAGGGCAGTGCAACTCGCACTCCCTACAGCCGATACAGGCGCCCTCATCCACCACGTCGATCATCATGCCTTGCACGGCGCCCTCGTCCTGTCTCATCGCGATCGCGCCGCTAGGACAGACGCTTACGCAGATGTTGCACGCCTTACAGCGGCCCTCATCCGTCCAGACGGCGCGCTGGCTCTCATTTTCGCTCATATTTTCTCCTTAATTTATCAAAATCCGCACTAAATCCCGCTTCGCGATTTAAAATTTGAAATTTTACGGCGCGAGTCTGTTTTGATCGCATTAAATTCCTCTCGTTTTTAAATTTTGCAGAGTTTAAATTTTAAAATTTTGTGGCTTTTAAAAATTTTACGTCACGCAAAATTCTGAGCCAAAGTAAAATTTTAATCTATAAAATTTTACAGCGGGCAAAATTGTGCAAATTTTAAAATTCCGCAGTGAATTAAATTTTACGCTGCAAAATTCTGCGAGCTTAAATTTCTTGCCAAAGTGAAATTTAATGCCGTAAAATTCTATCGCAAGAATCCTGCGCTTTGAAATTTTAAATCTATGAATCCCGCTTCCG
This genomic stretch from uncultured Campylobacter sp. harbors:
- a CDS encoding 2-oxoglutarate synthase subunit alpha, with the translated sequence MREVISTGNALIARAAIDCGCNFFGGYPITPSSEIAHEMSRLLPKVGGKFIQMEDEISGISVALGASMSGAKAMTASSGPGISLKSEQIGLGFIAEIPLLIVNVMRGGPSTGLPTRVAQGDILQARNPTHGDFKSIALCPGSLKEAYTQTVRAFNLAERFMTPVFLLLDETLGHMQAKAVLPEISDLKIERRAEFKGSPKDYEPYDAAPDKPAVLNPFFRGYHYHITGLHHGAKGFPTENEQIVDRSIKRLFNKISAHEDEIVQYEEFMLDDADACIIAYGSVSLAAKDAILKLRGQGVRVGLFRPITLWPSPARELKELGERFNKILIAELNLGQYLLEVQRACLRDDFKTLLKANGRPISPSEIIEKVKEL
- a CDS encoding flavodoxin domain-containing protein; amino-acid sequence: MKKLLVYATKGGDTKVVSEYIASKLGFEIKEAKELNEEDLAGASAFIFAASTHGDGQIQAKFDDKLELLNKTDFDGRKVALIGVGNVERHGSDFCSGMSAFLPVLKKADLIGAWGAEGYKFKHSRAFINGKFVGLTIDFKGDEHWQARTDKWIAAVKGEF
- a CDS encoding efflux RND transporter periplasmic adaptor subunit, with product MKRLLFFVVFALAALAAAIYFNLDRREEVAHKAYGIIDIRQSSLSFERSGRISALYRDEGDFVQAGDVLAALDTADLSFQRQVQIARCDGLKFSLQKLQSGFRSEEIDMAAANVSALQNALQLATLTNERLKSLGKSNSASKQQIDEAFYSMKRTQAQLQSAQANLRQLQSGYRGEDVGVARANLASCEENLKYLNYQIETQSVLKAPFSGQIRARLKELGDISMPSVGVFELSEVKNKRAKFYLSENQLRFLRAGQSVRIIAADGSSASAKVAYVSQTAMYTPRTVQTEELRADLVWEARADFSDEDGSFRLGQPISVEF
- a CDS encoding 2-oxoacid:acceptor oxidoreductase family protein, which produces MNQLRFVGVGGQGVILAGEILAAAKIAHGGYGIKASTYTSQVRGGPTKVDIILSDEEILYPYASEGEIDFMLATAQSSYDAFKNGVKKDGVIVIEPNLVAPSDEDRASFKIYEIPIITIAKYEVGNVITQSVVALAIAVELSRCMDSGLVKEQMLRSVPEKTRALNEKAYDLGMKYAREFG
- a CDS encoding 4Fe-4S binding protein; this encodes MSENESQRAVWTDEGRCKACNICVSVCPSGAIAMRQDEGAVQGMMIDVVDEGACIGCRECELHCPDFAIFVAPKGFKFARLSSQAREMAEKIKNNNFMKPKDA
- a CDS encoding 2-oxoglutarate ferredoxin oxidoreductase subunit beta, which encodes MAFDYDKYLRTDKMPTLWCWGCGDGVILKAIIRAIDRIGWSMDDVCVVSGIGCSGRMSSYIDCNTVHTTHGRAIAYATGIKLANPGKRVIVVTGDGDGLAIGGNHTIHGCRRNIDLNHILVNNFIYGLTNSQTSPTTPRGFWTVTAQYGNVDPSFDAAKLAIAAGATFVGRESVTNPEKIERLLAKGFEHDGYSFFDIFSNCHVNLGRKNKMSEAVQMLKWLDSRTISKAKFDALSEDEREGLFPLGVLHEDNEHTEYTKAYQKVIDAAQSGEAINFEGLR